The Flavobacterium sp. 140616W15 sequence ACATCTATAATGTAGTACAATATTGTTAAACATACAGTTGCTATACCAGCGGTATATAAAACGTAAGAGCTAGACCACAATGATTTGTTTATTGGAAATATAATGTTACAAAGTAAACCAGTAATCACTAGAAGAATTCCTGTAATTGCTAATTTTTTTACAATTTCAATTTTAGGAATTTGTAGGTTTAGTATTTGTCCTATAAACATTCCTAGAATTCCTGTACCTATGGCTGGTAAAGTACTCAAAATCCCTTCAGGATCCCAAGTTTTAGAGGCACTCCATAAATGTCCATTTAGTACTAAATTGTCTAACCAAGCAGCTAGATTTGTTCCTTTTTCAAAATTAGGAGCACCAAATCCTGGAACTGGTACAAAAGCCATTAGGATCCAATAGCCTAATAATATTGTAGCTACAACTAGAAGTTGTGTTTTTAGATTTGTTTTTAAATATAATAGGGATGTAAAGAAATATACAATTCCTATTCGTTGTAAAACACCGGGGATTCTTACGTCCTGATAGGCCTCGATTTGGCTGTATGCTAAGAATAGTAATATGGCAAAGATTCCTAATACAAGATAGGTTTTAATCTTTAAAGTGAAATTTCCTAAGAGGGCATAAGCTACTCCAAAGGTTATTGCTAGTCTAAGTAGTAATAACGGAATTCCTTCTAATCCAAACAATTGAATTCTGCTGAAATAAGCCAAAAATAATCCTAAACAGAAAATTCGTAATGAACGAACCAAGATTTTATTAAAAACATTAAAGTCTAAATGCTTTGTAGGCATTGCAAATGGTATTGCTGTTCCCATTATAAAAACAAAAAAAGGAAAAACTAAATCGGTAGGGGTACAACCATTCCATTCAGCGTGTTCTAATGGCGGATATATAGAGGCCCAGCTTCCTGGATTGTTAACTATTGTCATTAATAAAATAGTAAATCCTCTAAATACATCTAGCGATATTAAACGTTCTTTTGTCATTGGTTTGTTTTTTTGGTTTCGTTATTTATTTAAATAAGGAATTTTTAAATGGTTTTCTTTAGCTAGGAAAAGAGATTTTGCCCATCGATACAGATGGAATTCCTTTGCGTGTTCCAAAATCTGAAGTCCCTCCTGAAACAGTTTCATTTGCTAAAATGGCAAATAGTATGGCTTCTTTTGCATCTCCTGAAATTCCTAAAGTATCAGTGTTAGAAAAAGTACATGGCAGTAGTTCTTTCAGCCAACTTACTAATAATGGATTGTGTGCGCCTCCGCCTGACATATAAATAGTAAAATTGGCAATAGGATACGTTGTATTGTTTATAGCTAAATGTATTGCTTCGGCAATAGTTTCAGCACCAAAGCGCGTTAATGTTGCCAGTAGGTCTTCAGTTGTAATAGCTGAAGTGTTACTTTTAGTTTGTGCTTTTCTAACATATTCTATATTGAAAAGTTCAGGTCCTGTTGTTTTTGGAAATGATGCAAGGAAGAATTCATCTTCTTTTAAAGCTCCTAAAAGAGCATTATTTACGGTGCCTTGTTTCGCAATTTCGGCATCTTTATCATAGGCTTTATCAGGAAACGAAAGT is a genomic window containing:
- a CDS encoding acyltransferase family protein, with product MTKERLISLDVFRGFTILLMTIVNNPGSWASIYPPLEHAEWNGCTPTDLVFPFFVFIMGTAIPFAMPTKHLDFNVFNKILVRSLRIFCLGLFLAYFSRIQLFGLEGIPLLLLRLAITFGVAYALLGNFTLKIKTYLVLGIFAILLFLAYSQIEAYQDVRIPGVLQRIGIVYFFTSLLYLKTNLKTQLLVVATILLGYWILMAFVPVPGFGAPNFEKGTNLAAWLDNLVLNGHLWSASKTWDPEGILSTLPAIGTGILGMFIGQILNLQIPKIEIVKKLAITGILLVITGLLCNIIFPINKSLWSSSYVLYTAGIATVCLTILYYIIDVANYKKWTKLFLIWGVNPMIVFFFSGIIPRVLSSIKVQNPEITTEQINLQTLIYKFGIVPCFENPLNSSLAYAISYAIFWSLILWVFYKKKLIFKV